From a single Arachis hypogaea cultivar Tifrunner chromosome 3, arahy.Tifrunner.gnm2.J5K5, whole genome shotgun sequence genomic region:
- the LOC112789347 gene encoding protein PARTING DANCERS, which produces MHLSDSTTSAPSHATLSGTGGVCLMRNVWKGEQHPYVINFISTFLSANSFRLNFVPIAPDFIFNCGGLSVAFVFVTNWDCNNVSLIFSRVQKLRTQFARFYVIITLPAKQQMNSFIQSYFTFEMVIGKPTFVPVQDIEMGFEKMVKIAHSSGVYKQQKVGEKLKAEKKLSVQGMNFYLKVVTSIPGIDNHDANALSQAIGSVQAIAKASKDQILENTDLSAEKAEMISRFLRDPKFYSSPKIT; this is translated from the exons ATGCACCTCAGTGATTCAACTACTTCAGCTCCATCGCATGCCACGTTATCCG GCACAGGGGGAGTCTGTTTGATGAGAAATGTATGGAAAGGGGAACAACATCCATATGTTATCAACTTCATCTCCACTTTCCTCTCTGCAAATTCTTTTCGCCTTAATTTTGTACCTATTGCTCCT GACTTCATTTTCAATTGTGGGGGTTTGTCTGTagcatttgtttttgtgactaaCTGGGATTGCAACAACGTGTCTCTGATCTTCAGCAG AGTTCAGAAATTGAGAACACAATTTGCACGTTTTTATGTTATCATCACACTCCCAGCTAAACAGCAAATGAATTCATTTATTCAGTCATACTTCAC ATTTGAGATGGtgattggcaagcctacgtttgTTCCAGTTCAGGACATAGAAATGGGGTTTGAAAAGATGGTAAAAATAGCTCATTCATCTGGAG TATACAAGCAGCAGAAagttggagagaaactgaaagctgag AAGAAGCTATCGGTGCAAGGAATGAATTTTTACCTTAAAGTGGTTACTTCGATTCCAGGCATTGACAATCATGACGCAAATGCG CTTAGTCAAGCTATTGGTTCTGTCCAAGCAATTGCCAAGGCATCAAAAGACCAAATTCTGGAGAACACAGACCTTTCTGCTGAGAAGGCAGAGATGATTTCAAGGTTTCTGAGGGACCCCAAGTTTTACTCTTCTCCCAAGATCACCTGA